One Arthrobacter sp. FW306-07-I genomic window carries:
- a CDS encoding succinic semialdehyde dehydrogenase, which translates to MAKQQGTGALIDRGRLLAADLSQLVAAAAGRPSQASHAPFDGTLVGEVPVCTTDDVGAAVDRARLAQQRWAGLPVTERRAVVRSFRRLLLDREQDILDLVQAESGKARLSAFEEFADVVLTANYYERSAERYLGPRRRKGAAPVLTRTTEYRVPKGVVGVISPWNYPLTLAVSDALPALLAGNGIVLKPDSQTPFTALLMLKLLREAGLPADLFQIVTGPGPEIGPALIGRVDFLMFTGSSQTGKTVARQCGERLIGFSAELGGKNPMLVLADADVAKAASGAVHACFSNSGQLCVSIERIYVHADVHDGFLAAFTDQVKAIRMGPGPDWDIGMGSLISVAQVERVDRHVQDALDKGAQLLAGGRRRPDLGPLFYEPTVLAGVTPEMLLAREETFGPVVAVYRAADDDEAVAMANDSDFGLNGSVWSARHGEEVGRRLLTGTVNVNEGYAATWASHDAPIGGMKDSGAGRRHGREGILKYTEPQTVAVQRLLRVAPTPGMSNRAYARIMKGAVTLMGRFPRSR; encoded by the coding sequence ATGGCGAAACAACAGGGGACCGGGGCGCTGATTGACCGGGGGCGGCTCCTGGCTGCGGATCTTTCCCAACTGGTGGCGGCCGCAGCAGGCCGGCCAAGCCAGGCTTCCCACGCCCCCTTCGACGGGACCCTGGTGGGCGAAGTGCCCGTGTGCACCACGGACGACGTCGGCGCCGCCGTTGACCGCGCACGCCTCGCCCAGCAGCGTTGGGCCGGGCTCCCGGTCACCGAACGCCGGGCGGTGGTGCGCAGCTTCCGCAGGCTGCTGCTGGACCGGGAACAGGACATCCTGGACCTGGTGCAGGCCGAAAGCGGCAAGGCCCGGCTGAGTGCCTTTGAGGAGTTCGCGGACGTCGTGCTGACGGCCAACTATTACGAGCGCAGCGCCGAGCGGTACCTGGGGCCGCGGCGCCGGAAGGGGGCCGCCCCTGTCCTGACCCGCACCACCGAATACCGTGTGCCCAAGGGAGTGGTGGGGGTCATCAGCCCCTGGAACTATCCGCTTACCCTCGCGGTCTCCGACGCCCTGCCCGCCCTCCTGGCAGGCAACGGCATCGTCCTGAAGCCGGATTCCCAGACGCCCTTCACGGCCCTGCTGATGCTCAAACTGCTCCGCGAGGCCGGCCTGCCAGCGGACCTGTTCCAGATCGTCACCGGACCAGGCCCAGAGATTGGCCCCGCCTTGATCGGGCGGGTGGACTTCCTGATGTTCACCGGTTCCTCGCAGACCGGCAAGACCGTGGCCCGGCAATGCGGTGAGCGTCTGATCGGCTTCTCCGCCGAACTTGGCGGCAAGAACCCCATGCTGGTGCTGGCCGATGCGGACGTTGCCAAAGCAGCCAGCGGCGCCGTCCACGCCTGTTTTTCCAACTCCGGGCAGCTGTGCGTGAGCATCGAACGGATCTACGTCCATGCTGACGTGCATGACGGTTTCCTCGCGGCGTTTACGGACCAGGTGAAGGCGATCCGGATGGGCCCGGGACCGGACTGGGACATCGGCATGGGGTCACTCATCAGCGTGGCGCAGGTGGAGCGCGTGGACCGCCACGTCCAGGACGCGCTGGACAAGGGGGCACAACTCCTCGCCGGCGGACGGCGGCGGCCGGACCTGGGACCGTTGTTCTACGAACCCACCGTCCTGGCAGGAGTCACCCCGGAGATGCTCCTGGCCCGGGAGGAGACGTTCGGTCCCGTGGTGGCCGTCTACCGGGCAGCGGACGACGACGAAGCCGTGGCAATGGCCAATGATTCCGACTTTGGGCTGAACGGCAGCGTCTGGTCTGCCCGCCACGGGGAAGAGGTGGGCCGCCGGCTTTTGACGGGAACCGTCAACGTCAACGAAGGCTATGCCGCAACCTGGGCTTCCCATGACGCGCCGATTGGCGGGATGAAGGACTCCGGCGCCGGACGCCGCCACGGCCGGGAAGGCATCCTCAAATACACCGAGCCGCAAACCGTTGCCGTGCAGCGGCTGCTCAGGGTGGCGCCAACCCCCGGCATGTCCAACCGCGCCTACGCCCGAATCATGAAGGGCGCAGTCACCCTCATGGGCCGCTTCCCCCGCAGCCGGTAG
- a CDS encoding SDR family oxidoreductase: MARGTRLSGATLLITGGGSGLGRRLALGAARRGSRVVIWDLDAEAGAAVRDEIRAAGGSAEAHIVDVTDREAVATAAAAAGPVDVLVNNAGVVSGQPLLDATDEAIERTMKVNVMALYWVTRAFLAGMASRRHGTVVTVASAAALVGVARQTDYSASKFAAFGFNESLRAEVRAAQLGVNTLVVCPYYIDTGMFAGVQTRWPMLLPILQEEDVAAKVLDAIEAGHRKLVLPPLVNLLPVLRILPVSVFDRLMDVLGVNRTMDNFTGRHTGPEKSANGGGLPGRK; this comes from the coding sequence ATGGCCAGAGGAACCCGACTTTCCGGGGCAACACTGTTGATTACGGGAGGTGGAAGCGGGCTGGGCCGCCGCCTGGCGCTGGGAGCGGCGCGGCGCGGAAGCCGGGTGGTGATCTGGGATTTAGATGCTGAAGCAGGGGCAGCGGTTCGTGACGAGATCCGCGCGGCAGGAGGGTCGGCCGAGGCCCATATTGTCGACGTCACCGACAGGGAAGCCGTGGCGACGGCCGCCGCCGCGGCCGGGCCCGTGGATGTCCTGGTCAACAATGCCGGGGTGGTCAGCGGCCAACCGCTCCTTGATGCCACGGATGAGGCCATCGAACGGACCATGAAGGTCAACGTCATGGCGCTGTATTGGGTAACGCGCGCGTTCCTCGCCGGGATGGCAAGCCGGCGCCACGGAACCGTCGTCACTGTTGCCAGCGCCGCCGCACTGGTGGGGGTCGCCCGGCAGACTGACTACTCCGCCAGCAAGTTCGCCGCCTTCGGCTTCAATGAGTCTCTGCGCGCCGAGGTCCGTGCCGCCCAACTCGGGGTCAACACGCTGGTGGTGTGCCCGTATTACATCGACACCGGGATGTTCGCCGGCGTCCAGACCCGCTGGCCCATGCTCCTGCCGATCCTCCAGGAAGAGGACGTGGCCGCCAAGGTCCTCGATGCCATCGAGGCCGGCCACAGGAAGCTGGTCCTGCCGCCCCTGGTGAACCTGCTTCCGGTCCTCCGTATCCTTCCGGTCAGCGTTTTTGACCGGCTCATGGACGTCCTCGGAGTCAACCGGACCATGGACAATTTCACCGGCCGGCACACTGGTCCTGAAAAGTCTGCGAACGGCGGAGGTTTACCCGGCCGGAAGTGA
- the ybaK gene encoding Cys-tRNA(Pro) deacylase has product MARRNSAQGTPATAALTAAGVPFVLHPYTHDPSATSYGAEAAQALGMDPSRVFKTLMVDVEGRLAVGIVPVSGTLDLKAMAAAMGAKKAAMADPAAAQRRTGYVLGGISPLGQRQPSPTVLDSSALALDTVLVSGGRRGLDIELAPTDLVRLTGAVTAPISSLPAG; this is encoded by the coding sequence ATGGCGCGCAGAAACTCAGCCCAGGGAACCCCGGCTACAGCGGCATTGACCGCGGCCGGGGTTCCCTTTGTGCTGCACCCGTACACCCACGATCCCTCCGCCACGAGCTACGGCGCCGAAGCTGCGCAGGCCCTGGGCATGGATCCGTCCCGCGTCTTCAAGACGTTGATGGTGGACGTTGAGGGCAGGCTCGCGGTGGGCATCGTTCCGGTGAGCGGGACCCTCGACCTGAAGGCCATGGCCGCTGCCATGGGCGCCAAAAAGGCTGCCATGGCCGATCCTGCTGCAGCCCAGCGGCGCACCGGATACGTCCTGGGTGGCATCTCCCCGCTGGGCCAGCGCCAGCCGTCCCCCACGGTGCTGGATTCCAGTGCCCTGGCCCTGGACACCGTGCTGGTGTCCGGCGGCAGGCGGGGCCTGGATATTGAGCTCGCCCCAACTGACCTGGTCCGCCTGACGGGCGCGGTCACCGCGCCCATCAGTTCACTTCCGGCCGGGTAA
- a CDS encoding SufE family protein, protein MTTQALPSALAAIVDDFQALSEPERLQLLLEFSEGLPELPDRLKDHPELLEQVVECQSPLFLTIETESNDAGPAGEVRLYFKAPAEAPTTRGFAGVLHEGLDGLSAAEILSVPDDMPELLGLTRAITPLRMRGMTAMLGRIKRKVAAASGAQS, encoded by the coding sequence ATGACTACTCAAGCTTTGCCTTCCGCCCTGGCGGCGATTGTGGACGACTTCCAGGCCCTGTCCGAACCCGAAAGGCTTCAGTTGCTGCTGGAGTTCTCGGAAGGACTGCCGGAGCTCCCCGACCGGCTCAAGGACCACCCTGAGCTCCTTGAGCAGGTGGTGGAGTGCCAGTCGCCGCTGTTCCTCACCATCGAGACAGAGTCCAACGACGCCGGTCCCGCCGGCGAAGTGCGCCTCTACTTCAAGGCTCCCGCCGAGGCTCCCACCACGCGGGGTTTTGCCGGTGTCCTGCACGAGGGGCTGGACGGCCTTTCCGCAGCAGAGATCCTGTCCGTCCCGGATGACATGCCGGAACTGCTGGGGCTCACCCGCGCCATCACGCCGCTGCGCATGCGCGGCATGACCGCCATGCTGGGCAGGATCAAGCGCAAGGTGGCCGCCGCGTCCGGCGCCCAGTCCTGA
- a CDS encoding sulfurtransferase, translating to MPYPVEQNEKFAAYAHPERLVSTEWLAAAIEGGAVANGELVVVESDEDVLLYETGHIPGAVKIDWHTDLNDEVSRDYVDGAAFAELAASKGISRDSTVVIYGDKSNWWAAYALWVFTLFGHQDVRLLDGGRDKWVAEGRELTKDKPSPVRGDYPVVERDDAPIRAFKDDVLAHLGKPLIDVRSPEEYTGQRTHMPAYPEEGALRGGHIPTAASVPWARAAAADGTFRSREELEAIYLGEAGLAQGDDVVAYCRIGERSSHTWFALKYLLGFDSVRNYDGSWTEWGNAVRVPIVKGAERGSVPVAVGA from the coding sequence ATGCCCTACCCGGTTGAACAGAATGAGAAGTTCGCAGCCTATGCCCACCCGGAGCGGCTCGTTTCCACCGAGTGGCTCGCAGCTGCCATCGAAGGCGGCGCAGTGGCAAACGGCGAACTCGTCGTGGTGGAGTCCGACGAGGACGTGCTGTTGTACGAGACCGGCCACATTCCGGGCGCGGTCAAGATCGACTGGCACACCGACCTGAACGACGAAGTGTCCCGCGACTACGTTGACGGCGCCGCATTCGCCGAACTGGCCGCATCCAAGGGAATTTCCCGGGACAGCACCGTGGTGATCTACGGCGACAAGTCCAACTGGTGGGCTGCCTACGCCCTCTGGGTGTTCACGCTCTTCGGCCACCAGGACGTCCGGCTGCTCGACGGCGGCCGGGACAAGTGGGTTGCCGAAGGCCGGGAACTGACCAAGGACAAGCCATCGCCTGTCCGCGGCGACTACCCGGTGGTCGAGCGCGATGACGCTCCCATCCGGGCCTTCAAGGACGATGTCCTGGCCCACCTGGGCAAGCCGCTCATCGACGTCCGCTCCCCCGAGGAATACACCGGCCAGCGCACCCACATGCCCGCCTACCCGGAAGAGGGCGCGCTGCGCGGCGGACACATCCCCACCGCTGCGTCCGTCCCGTGGGCCCGCGCCGCTGCCGCCGACGGCACCTTCCGCAGCCGGGAGGAACTTGAGGCGATCTACCTTGGCGAGGCCGGCCTGGCCCAGGGTGACGACGTGGTGGCTTACTGCCGCATCGGCGAACGTTCCAGCCACACCTGGTTCGCGCTCAAGTACCTTCTGGGCTTCGATTCCGTCCGCAACTACGACGGATCCTGGACCGAGTGGGGCAACGCCGTGCGCGTTCCCATCGTCAAAGGCGCTGAGCGCGGGTCCGTACCCGTCGCCGTCGGAGCCTGA
- the zapE gene encoding cell division protein ZapE, which translates to MVQIEQLAARTPAVSVDELLKGFYPSPRFGEVSFSSYRPDPKQPSQAAAVRELQGFADGVGSGNGGGLFKKLFGKKDESRAGIYLDGGFGVGKTHLLASLWHAAPGPKAFGTFVEYTNLVGALSFRKTVDALSSYQLVCIDEFELDDPGDTVLMSRLMRELADAGVKLAATSNTLPGSLGDGRFAAVDFQREIQVLADQFEVIRIDGEDFRHRGLPAAPAPLRNSELNAHMKAEFDGKTVAQDEFSTLIHHLAGVHPSRYRQLIDGIDGVVWRNVETITEQAVALRFVVLADRLYDKDVPILASGVPFDKLFTEEMMTGGYMKKYFRAVSRLTALAREGQNHEPS; encoded by the coding sequence TTGGTACAGATCGAACAGCTTGCCGCCCGCACCCCGGCAGTTTCGGTGGACGAACTCCTGAAGGGCTTCTACCCGTCGCCGCGGTTTGGCGAGGTCTCCTTTTCGAGCTACCGCCCGGACCCCAAACAGCCCAGCCAGGCCGCCGCAGTGCGTGAACTGCAGGGATTCGCTGACGGCGTGGGGTCGGGCAACGGGGGCGGGCTTTTCAAGAAGCTGTTCGGCAAGAAGGACGAGTCCAGGGCCGGCATCTACCTGGACGGCGGCTTTGGCGTGGGCAAGACGCACCTGCTCGCGTCCCTGTGGCACGCAGCCCCGGGCCCCAAGGCTTTCGGCACCTTTGTGGAGTACACCAACCTGGTGGGCGCCCTCTCCTTCCGCAAGACCGTGGACGCCCTGAGCAGCTACCAACTGGTCTGCATCGACGAATTCGAACTGGACGATCCGGGCGACACCGTCCTGATGTCCCGGCTCATGCGGGAACTGGCCGACGCCGGCGTCAAACTTGCCGCCACCTCCAACACCCTGCCGGGCTCCCTGGGCGACGGCCGGTTCGCCGCCGTGGACTTCCAGCGCGAAATCCAGGTGCTGGCAGACCAGTTCGAGGTCATCCGCATCGACGGCGAGGACTTCCGGCACCGCGGCCTCCCCGCGGCACCGGCCCCGCTGAGGAACAGCGAGCTGAATGCCCACATGAAGGCGGAGTTCGACGGCAAGACCGTGGCACAGGACGAGTTTTCCACGCTCATCCACCACCTCGCCGGCGTGCACCCCAGCCGCTACCGCCAGTTGATCGACGGCATTGACGGTGTGGTGTGGCGCAACGTGGAAACCATTACCGAGCAGGCTGTGGCGCTGCGCTTCGTGGTGCTGGCGGACCGCCTCTACGACAAGGACGTTCCGATCCTGGCCAGCGGTGTTCCGTTCGACAAGCTGTTCACCGAGGAAATGATGACCGGCGGGTACATGAAGAAGTACTTCCGCGCCGTGTCCCGCCTTACAGCCCTGGCGCGCGAAGGCCAGAACCACGAACCTTCCTAG